A single Natranaerobius thermophilus JW/NM-WN-LF DNA region contains:
- the amrS gene encoding AmmeMemoRadiSam system radical SAM enzyme yields the protein MKLPHNLFRDKKGEFVNCHLCFRRCLLKEGELGFCGNRKAVKNLQGELQPVFRTVKRIEALNIDPIEKKPLYHFYPGKNVISLGLRGCNMKCFYCQNYQLSQDKNFDFKEVGEIKKDLEIEKEENPPLVEQTKSLLKESGEKQSSGAIGVAFTYSEPITWFEFLYPVAKNTKKEGFVNVLVSNGMVTEEVRSELSPLLDGANIDVKSFSEENYRHLGGSLTAVKSTVEDLHASGIHVELTYLIVPEFNDKDQEIKSFLKWVSEVSPDIPVHFSRYFPSYQAQASPTPVEKMIEVYNIAKQYINYVYLGNLGQEKYQSTYCPECEGVVIRRSVFAVSNKLKGDECPYCQYKIAGCFIYY from the coding sequence ATGAAACTGCCTCATAATCTGTTTCGAGATAAAAAGGGTGAATTTGTAAATTGTCATCTTTGTTTTCGTCGGTGCTTGTTAAAAGAAGGTGAGTTAGGATTTTGTGGCAATCGCAAAGCTGTAAAAAACCTTCAGGGGGAGCTACAGCCTGTCTTTAGAACAGTTAAGCGTATTGAAGCTCTAAATATAGATCCGATCGAAAAGAAACCCTTATATCATTTCTATCCTGGAAAAAATGTAATTTCCCTTGGATTAAGAGGATGCAATATGAAATGCTTTTATTGTCAAAATTACCAGTTGTCTCAGGATAAAAACTTTGATTTTAAAGAGGTCGGAGAGATTAAAAAAGACTTGGAGATTGAGAAAGAGGAAAATCCTCCCCTAGTAGAACAGACAAAATCCCTGTTAAAAGAATCCGGAGAAAAACAGAGCAGTGGTGCCATTGGAGTAGCATTTACTTATTCCGAACCAATAACTTGGTTCGAATTTCTTTATCCTGTTGCTAAAAACACAAAAAAAGAAGGATTTGTAAATGTATTAGTAAGTAATGGTATGGTGACAGAAGAAGTGAGATCAGAACTGTCCCCTCTCCTTGATGGTGCTAATATTGATGTTAAATCATTTTCTGAAGAAAATTATCGCCATTTAGGAGGTTCTTTAACAGCTGTAAAATCAACTGTAGAAGACCTACATGCTAGTGGTATTCACGTCGAATTGACATATTTAATTGTACCCGAATTTAATGACAAAGACCAAGAAATAAAAAGTTTTTTAAAGTGGGTTTCTGAAGTTAGCCCTGATATTCCGGTACACTTTAGTAGATATTTTCCTAGTTATCAAGCTCAAGCATCTCCTACTCCCGTAGAAAAAATGATTGAAGTTTACAATATAGCTAAGCAATATATAAATTATGTGTATTTAGGAAACTTGGGTCAGGAAAAGTATCAATCTACTTATTGTCCTGAATGTGAAGGGGTTGTAATCCGGCGAAGCGTTTTTGCTGTTTCTAATAAACTGAAAGGCGACGAATGTCCTTATTGTCAGTATAAAATTGCTGGATGTTTTATTTACTATTAA
- a CDS encoding CdaR family protein has product MKQLFSQNGLLKLLSIALALLLWMFVSTDADDMATREISRRYDGIQPSVRNQDPDLILVGDPQTVSASLRGTRTMLNRVEKDELVFYVDLEGLEAGTHRVPVSSSVPQFDVTDIQPSEVEITLDERIEETFAVDHDVIGTPDEGLQALEPEINPSTVTISGAKTYIEQVERVVARVDITGTVDYLEKGIVVDIYDENGEIMEELEVSPGMVEVKIPMNYPEKEVPVEVDIEDNLPEFYLESVEISPEQVEVGGWESVINELEYIKTETIGLDRFLEEETVVASLERPEGIKEISDQNVIVEGQISQTQEESFEIPVDLPEELANELANSQWEIEPEIITVSVAGEPEDMTALDKNDIEVYLTMDDVPEEDLETVEESEAVEELVEELDVEVQLQNDNLRLVKVDPLKVNLIKGEE; this is encoded by the coding sequence TTGAAACAATTATTTTCACAGAACGGGCTTTTGAAGTTATTATCAATTGCTCTAGCTTTATTGTTATGGATGTTTGTAAGCACCGATGCCGATGATATGGCCACCAGGGAAATTAGTAGAAGATATGATGGTATCCAGCCTTCAGTTCGCAATCAGGATCCTGATTTGATCTTAGTAGGTGATCCCCAGACAGTATCAGCGTCATTGAGAGGTACTCGCACCATGTTGAACCGAGTTGAAAAAGATGAACTGGTGTTTTATGTTGATTTGGAGGGTTTGGAAGCGGGTACGCACCGAGTCCCGGTATCTTCCAGTGTGCCTCAATTTGATGTAACTGATATTCAACCATCGGAAGTTGAAATTACTCTTGATGAACGAATAGAGGAAACCTTTGCAGTCGACCATGATGTCATTGGAACACCTGATGAAGGGTTGCAAGCACTGGAGCCTGAAATTAATCCTTCAACTGTAACTATTTCTGGAGCCAAAACATATATTGAACAGGTTGAAAGGGTTGTGGCACGAGTTGATATTACAGGAACTGTAGACTACTTGGAAAAGGGCATTGTAGTTGATATTTATGATGAAAACGGTGAAATCATGGAAGAACTAGAAGTTAGTCCAGGTATGGTGGAAGTTAAAATCCCCATGAACTATCCTGAAAAAGAAGTCCCTGTAGAAGTCGATATTGAGGATAATTTACCGGAATTCTATTTGGAATCAGTGGAAATTTCTCCAGAACAAGTTGAAGTTGGTGGATGGGAAAGTGTTATTAATGAACTTGAATATATTAAAACAGAGACGATTGGTTTAGATCGTTTCCTAGAGGAAGAAACAGTGGTAGCTTCACTGGAACGTCCCGAAGGTATAAAGGAAATTTCAGATCAAAATGTGATAGTAGAGGGACAAATTTCACAAACACAAGAGGAAAGCTTTGAAATCCCTGTTGATTTACCAGAGGAATTAGCGAATGAACTAGCAAATAGCCAATGGGAAATTGAGCCCGAAATTATTACAGTTTCTGTGGCTGGTGAACCAGAAGATATGACCGCTCTAGATAAAAATGATATTGAAGTCTATTTAACAATGGACGATGTGCCAGAAGAGGATCTAGAGACAGTTGAGGAATCAGAGGCAGTTGAGGAACTAGTAGAAGAATTGGATGTAGAAGTGCAGTTACAAAACGATAATTTAAGACTAGTAAAAGTAGATCCGTTAAAAGTCAACCTAATTAAGGGTGAAGAATAA
- a CDS encoding TnsA endonuclease N-terminal domain-containing protein has translation MIFLSNRVRYPNKVDTYHEIPRREKYKPFIAIRNVPSLGRSSRILGIKTNRQHEFLSDLERNYYHILEFSDHVIDIREQFPLQLERTLLIADELGVKHPIHPKTKDPVHITSDFNITIKEDKKAKDLVRTIKRKDDLLDKRTIEKFEIEKRYWDVLNIDWGIVTEKEIDKTLALNIADVMHYYSFDSLEFYQIIGEEEVKSLIVTFIQRLIDTDKTVREVSTVFERDFQLGKGVGITLFKHLIARKYIKVDLFEPLNLDRPHLRVDLTNKSKVLGEDVS, from the coding sequence GTGATTTTTTTGTCAAACCGTGTAAGGTATCCAAATAAAGTTGATACATACCATGAAATACCTCGTAGAGAAAAATATAAACCATTTATTGCTATTCGGAACGTCCCCTCCCTTGGGAGATCCTCACGCATTCTTGGCATAAAAACCAATCGACAACATGAATTTCTTTCCGACCTAGAAAGAAACTACTACCATATTCTTGAATTCTCCGACCATGTAATTGATATTAGGGAGCAGTTTCCTCTACAGCTAGAAAGAACATTACTTATTGCCGATGAACTTGGTGTAAAGCATCCAATTCACCCTAAAACTAAGGATCCTGTCCATATTACATCAGATTTTAATATAACAATTAAAGAAGATAAAAAAGCAAAAGATTTGGTTCGTACTATAAAAAGAAAAGACGATTTGTTGGATAAAAGAACTATAGAAAAATTTGAAATTGAAAAGAGATATTGGGACGTTCTTAATATTGACTGGGGTATAGTTACGGAAAAAGAAATCGACAAAACATTAGCTCTAAATATTGCAGATGTTATGCATTATTACAGTTTTGATAGTTTAGAATTTTATCAAATTATTGGTGAAGAAGAAGTGAAAAGCCTCATTGTGACTTTTATTCAAAGACTCATTGATACTGATAAAACTGTTAGAGAGGTGAGTACTGTTTTTGAAAGAGACTTTCAGTTAGGTAAGGGAGTCGGGATAACCTTATTTAAGCATCTTATAGCTAGGAAATATATAAAAGTAGATCTTTTTGAACCGTTAAATTTGGACAGGCCTCATCTAAGAGTTGACTTAACTAATAAGAGCAAGGTTTTGGGGGAGGACGTATCATGA
- the glmM gene encoding phosphoglucosamine mutase encodes MPKLFGTDGVRGVANEDLTPELCLKIGRAAGEYLKSYGDTVLVGRDTRLSGTMLEAALSAGLASVGLKVERLGIVTTPAVAFLASREDVAGGAMISASHNPVPDNGVKFFDNKGYKLAESHEEQIENYLEKELSRPTGTDIGKVLPENNKLIENYIQELIDKYPLDLSNYKIVLDCAYGATYQIAPRLFKKLGAEIIPLHAENRGEKINVECGSTNPELTSRTVVEEGADLGFSFDGDGDRIIALDEEGNQVNGDKIMAILAKDMKSRGELKNDKLIATVMSNLGLKLALKELGIALEETKVGDRNVLNRMREQDCVLGGEQSGHIINLQDNTTGDGVLTGLKLMKVLIDTGQSLKQLASIMEELPQLLVNVKVSNKDSAINSQKVQEEKSKVEKQLGSKGRVLIRPSGTEPVIRVMVEGENRETLHEVANHLTQVIKKAAE; translated from the coding sequence ATGCCAAAATTGTTTGGTACAGATGGAGTAAGAGGAGTAGCTAATGAAGACTTAACCCCAGAGCTTTGCTTAAAAATTGGTAGAGCAGCAGGGGAATATTTAAAATCATACGGAGACACTGTCTTGGTTGGAAGAGACACTAGATTATCAGGCACTATGTTGGAAGCTGCCCTTTCAGCAGGTTTAGCTTCAGTAGGTTTAAAAGTAGAGCGCCTTGGGATAGTTACAACTCCTGCAGTTGCATTTTTAGCTAGTAGAGAAGATGTAGCCGGAGGTGCTATGATTTCGGCTTCTCATAACCCTGTTCCTGATAACGGAGTTAAGTTTTTTGATAATAAGGGATATAAGCTCGCTGAAAGTCACGAAGAGCAGATTGAAAATTATTTAGAAAAGGAATTATCACGACCTACAGGTACTGATATAGGAAAAGTTTTACCCGAAAACAACAAACTAATTGAAAATTATATCCAAGAATTAATTGACAAATATCCACTGGATTTGAGTAATTATAAAATTGTCCTGGATTGTGCTTACGGAGCCACTTATCAGATAGCACCACGTCTATTTAAAAAACTTGGTGCCGAGATAATACCTTTACATGCAGAAAATAGAGGAGAAAAAATCAATGTGGAATGTGGCTCTACTAATCCAGAACTGACTTCTCGAACAGTAGTGGAAGAAGGAGCAGATTTAGGGTTCTCCTTCGATGGTGACGGTGATAGAATTATTGCCCTAGATGAAGAGGGGAACCAGGTCAATGGTGACAAAATCATGGCTATTCTTGCCAAAGATATGAAAAGTCGTGGAGAATTAAAGAATGATAAATTAATTGCCACTGTTATGAGTAATCTTGGCTTAAAATTAGCTTTAAAAGAATTAGGTATAGCATTGGAAGAGACCAAGGTTGGTGACCGCAATGTCCTTAACCGAATGAGGGAGCAGGACTGTGTTTTAGGTGGAGAACAATCAGGACATATAATTAATCTCCAAGATAACACAACCGGTGATGGTGTCTTGACTGGCCTGAAATTGATGAAGGTCTTAATTGACACTGGTCAATCTTTAAAGCAATTGGCTTCAATAATGGAAGAACTTCCTCAATTACTAGTAAATGTAAAAGTTTCAAACAAGGATTCTGCTATTAATTCACAGAAAGTTCAAGAAGAAAAATCTAAAGTGGAAAAGCAACTAGGCAGTAAAGGCCGAGTACTAATTCGTCCTTCAGGAACAGAACCAGTGATTAGAGTCATGGTTGAAGGTGAAAACAGAGAGACTTTACATGAGGTGGCTAATCACTTAACTCAGGTGATTAAAAAAGCAGCTGAATAG
- the amrA gene encoding AmmeMemoRadiSam system protein A has product MKPVSSNKESQLALYLAREGLKHYLRYEKYLEPPEEMPPLFYTKRGTFVSLKEKDDNLRGCIGTLEATQNNLAQEIIQNAVSAGVRDPRFPPVKLTELDDIKVSVDIISPLEKVSGLDQLDPSKYGLVVEKGYRRGVLLPDLEGINTPKEQLAISAQKAGLSPSDSNLTLYRFEVTRFHETAS; this is encoded by the coding sequence ATGAAGCCAGTGAGTTCCAATAAAGAAAGCCAATTGGCCCTTTATCTTGCCAGGGAAGGGTTAAAACATTATCTAAGGTATGAAAAATATTTGGAACCTCCAGAGGAGATGCCTCCCCTCTTTTATACAAAAAGAGGCACTTTCGTGTCACTAAAAGAAAAAGATGATAATCTCAGGGGATGTATTGGTACTTTAGAAGCTACACAAAACAACTTAGCCCAGGAGATAATTCAAAATGCTGTAAGTGCCGGTGTAAGGGATCCTAGATTTCCCCCTGTAAAATTAACAGAATTGGATGATATAAAGGTTTCCGTTGACATAATCTCTCCCTTGGAAAAAGTTTCAGGGTTAGATCAGCTAGATCCTAGTAAATATGGTTTGGTTGTTGAAAAAGGTTATCGAAGGGGTGTGCTATTACCGGATCTTGAGGGAATAAATACTCCTAAAGAACAATTAGCCATCTCAGCCCAAAAAGCTGGACTATCACCAAGTGATTCAAATTTAACACTTTACAGGTTTGAGGTGACTAGATTTCATGAAACTGCCTCATAA
- the glmS gene encoding glutamine--fructose-6-phosphate transaminase (isomerizing), translating to MCGIVGYIGDKLAIDELIKGLKKLEYRGYDSAGVAIVEKDDLKTIKTKGRLTDLEERIDTQFTSTEGIGHTRWATHGKPSEDNSHPHSDCFGNIAVVHNGIIENFQHLKAELQNKGHKFTSQTDTEVIAHLLEEYYQDDLLECVFKVIERLEGSYALAIMHKNEPGKIICARKDSPLIVGQGEGENVVASDIPAILDYTREALILDDGEVALVEKDNITLYNSDKKEIEKEPLQINWDAEEAEKGGYDHFMLKEIHEQPKAVRETIRGRIKDGQVNFEELKYLNYDKISQLNSVKIVACGTAYHAGLVGKTMIESLANIPVEVDIASEFRYRDPLIKNDDLVIVISQSGETADTLAALRESQKRGAKVLAITNVVGSSVSREADEVIYTWAGPEIAVASTKAYVTQLVVFSLLSIYFAQAKATIEEERQKKLVQALSNLSQYIEAIFKEEQQIEETARSISKQENVFFIGRALDWAVAEEGALKLKEISYIHAEAYAAGELKHGTLALIVDDVPVISLVTQPHVYDKMLSNLQEVKARGGNCIAVAFENDREIENEVNHVLRIPEIDPLFSPIISVVPLQLLSYYAAVARGTDVDKPRNLAKSVTVE from the coding sequence ATGTGTGGTATTGTTGGATATATTGGTGATAAACTTGCAATAGATGAACTTATCAAAGGGTTAAAGAAACTTGAATATAGAGGTTATGATTCCGCTGGTGTGGCAATTGTGGAAAAAGATGACCTCAAGACCATTAAAACTAAAGGTCGTCTAACGGACCTTGAAGAACGAATAGATACTCAATTTACATCTACTGAAGGGATTGGTCACACACGGTGGGCTACTCATGGAAAACCATCAGAAGACAATTCCCATCCCCACAGTGATTGTTTTGGAAATATAGCAGTTGTTCACAATGGGATAATTGAGAACTTTCAACATTTGAAGGCAGAGCTACAAAATAAGGGACACAAGTTCACATCCCAGACAGATACAGAAGTGATTGCCCACCTACTGGAAGAATATTATCAGGATGATCTGCTTGAATGTGTCTTTAAGGTGATCGAGAGATTGGAAGGTTCTTATGCTCTAGCTATTATGCACAAAAATGAACCTGGTAAAATTATCTGTGCTAGAAAGGATAGCCCTTTGATCGTGGGGCAAGGTGAGGGAGAAAATGTAGTAGCTTCTGATATACCAGCAATTTTGGACTATACAAGGGAAGCTCTAATCTTAGATGATGGAGAAGTAGCCCTGGTAGAAAAAGATAATATAACTCTATACAATAGTGATAAAAAAGAAATTGAAAAAGAACCTTTACAGATAAATTGGGATGCAGAAGAAGCCGAAAAAGGTGGTTATGACCACTTTATGTTGAAAGAAATTCATGAACAACCCAAAGCTGTCAGAGAAACTATCAGGGGCCGTATCAAAGATGGTCAAGTTAATTTTGAAGAACTTAAATACTTAAATTACGATAAGATCAGTCAGCTAAATAGTGTTAAAATAGTAGCTTGTGGCACAGCCTATCATGCTGGCTTGGTAGGTAAAACTATGATAGAAAGCCTGGCAAATATACCTGTAGAGGTGGATATAGCCTCGGAGTTTAGATACCGTGATCCTTTAATTAAAAATGACGATTTAGTAATTGTTATCAGTCAATCGGGAGAAACTGCCGATACCCTGGCGGCTCTAAGGGAGTCTCAGAAACGAGGAGCCAAAGTATTAGCCATTACTAATGTAGTGGGAAGCTCAGTCTCTAGAGAAGCTGACGAAGTAATTTATACTTGGGCCGGTCCTGAAATTGCTGTGGCTTCAACAAAAGCTTATGTAACTCAGCTAGTGGTCTTTTCTTTATTAAGTATTTATTTTGCCCAGGCCAAAGCAACCATAGAAGAAGAACGCCAGAAAAAACTTGTTCAAGCTCTATCTAACTTATCCCAGTATATAGAAGCGATCTTCAAAGAGGAACAGCAGATTGAAGAAACTGCAAGGAGCATTTCTAAACAAGAAAATGTCTTTTTCATTGGAAGAGCACTGGACTGGGCAGTGGCAGAAGAAGGTGCCCTTAAACTAAAAGAAATTTCTTATATTCATGCTGAAGCATATGCTGCAGGGGAATTAAAGCACGGAACTCTTGCTTTAATTGTGGATGATGTTCCAGTAATATCTTTAGTTACCCAGCCTCACGTTTATGATAAAATGCTATCCAATCTTCAGGAAGTCAAAGCTCGAGGAGGAAATTGCATTGCCGTAGCTTTTGAAAATGACCGTGAAATTGAAAATGAAGTGAATCATGTTTTAAGAATACCGGAAATCGATCCTCTATTTAGCCCAATTATTAGCGTTGTACCATTGCAGTTGTTGTCTTATTATGCTGCAGTTGCTCGAGGTACAGATGTAGATAAACCAAGAAACCTGGCTAAAAGTGTGACAGTAGAATAA
- the rocF gene encoding arginase, which yields MNTSIIGVPMDLGANRRGVDMGPSAIRYADLRAKLEEIGIDAKDKGNISVPLPEIDSMEAEEIKYPKQIEAVTNSLALQVSKEASQNRIPIILGGDHSIAIGSIAGMKQAVGELGVLWFDAHADLNTFETSPSGNIHGMPLAFSLGYGNSNLVNCLEKGQKIKPENTVLIGTRSIDEPEKELIEKSGVTVFTMYDLDKMGMNRVMEEALSIVTSNTDGVHVSLDMDALDPVEAPGVGTPVRGGINYREVHLAMELIAEAQCINSMEVVEVNPILDSVNRTGDLAVELVASALGERVL from the coding sequence ATGAATACATCAATAATTGGAGTTCCTATGGATTTAGGAGCCAACCGTAGAGGAGTAGATATGGGTCCAAGTGCAATCAGGTATGCTGATTTAAGAGCAAAACTAGAGGAAATTGGAATTGATGCCAAAGATAAAGGTAATATTTCTGTTCCTCTGCCTGAAATAGACAGCATGGAAGCAGAGGAAATTAAGTATCCCAAACAAATTGAAGCTGTTACAAATTCCCTAGCACTGCAAGTTTCAAAAGAAGCAAGCCAAAATAGAATTCCTATTATACTTGGCGGTGATCATAGTATAGCAATTGGTAGTATTGCAGGTATGAAACAAGCCGTTGGAGAGCTGGGTGTATTATGGTTTGATGCTCATGCTGATTTAAATACATTTGAAACAAGTCCTTCAGGGAATATTCATGGCATGCCCTTAGCCTTTTCTTTAGGTTATGGAAACAGCAACTTGGTTAACTGTCTGGAAAAAGGTCAGAAAATAAAACCTGAAAATACAGTATTAATTGGGACTAGATCTATAGATGAACCGGAAAAAGAACTAATTGAAAAATCTGGTGTGACTGTATTTACCATGTACGATTTGGATAAAATGGGAATGAACCGTGTAATGGAGGAAGCATTGTCAATTGTCACTTCCAATACTGATGGAGTTCACGTGAGTTTAGACATGGATGCACTTGACCCGGTAGAAGCGCCAGGAGTAGGTACCCCTGTCCGAGGTGGAATTAATTACCGGGAGGTGCATTTAGCCATGGAGCTGATAGCAGAGGCACAATGTATAAACTCCATGGAAGTAGTAGAAGTTAATCCTATTTTAGACAGTGTCAACCGGACCGGTGATTTGGCTGTAGAGTTAGTAGCTTCGGCTTTAGGTGAACGTGTATTATAA
- a CDS encoding IS6 family transposase has protein sequence MTKVVCPRCNNNCSDKFYRFGFDNHGHQKYQCQECFSQFAPKTLSKGGDKRGPNKPRKYPSCPKCGKATFLHHDYEFYSNLRCWDKSCNHSFYVPKPQSIPEPSQLDIDGKVDFSNMRHSLHTVIRALYLYFINGSSTRGVSQFLIDCEGIKVSHVTIADWTKKFAPLFLYISRYLKPIDLDSSDEWHVDETVIKIKGKRFYAWTVIDAETRFVLAFHLSPYRDSQAAFKVLNYAKKHFGQPHSIVTDRYWAYNAPIKVLFPNSNHIRVESFQDDISNNLIESFFQIFKSWVKQRRGFASFQSANKLIAVFVFAFNFVRTSNVLNQSTPAQVAGINYSNRNRTFWLLHSNNAA, from the coding sequence ATGACTAAAGTTGTATGCCCTAGATGCAATAATAACTGCTCTGACAAGTTTTATAGGTTTGGTTTTGATAATCATGGTCATCAAAAGTATCAATGTCAAGAATGTTTTAGTCAGTTTGCACCTAAGACACTTTCTAAAGGCGGGGATAAAAGAGGTCCTAATAAACCTCGTAAATATCCCTCTTGCCCTAAATGCGGTAAAGCTACATTTTTACATCACGACTATGAATTTTATTCTAATTTGAGGTGTTGGGACAAAAGCTGTAATCATTCTTTCTATGTCCCTAAACCTCAAAGTATTCCTGAACCTTCGCAACTTGATATTGACGGCAAAGTAGACTTCTCTAACATGAGACATTCTCTTCATACTGTTATTCGAGCTCTTTACCTGTACTTTATCAATGGTAGCTCTACTAGAGGTGTCTCACAGTTCCTTATTGATTGTGAAGGAATTAAAGTATCTCATGTTACTATTGCTGACTGGACTAAAAAGTTTGCTCCTCTGTTTCTTTATATCTCTAGATATCTAAAGCCAATAGATCTTGACTCTTCTGATGAGTGGCATGTCGACGAAACTGTAATTAAAATTAAAGGCAAAAGATTCTACGCCTGGACTGTTATTGATGCTGAAACTAGATTTGTGCTTGCATTTCATCTATCTCCTTACAGAGATAGCCAGGCTGCTTTTAAAGTGCTGAACTATGCTAAGAAACATTTTGGACAGCCTCATAGTATCGTTACAGATAGATACTGGGCTTACAATGCTCCAATTAAAGTTCTGTTTCCAAACTCTAATCACATCAGAGTCGAGTCTTTTCAAGATGATATCTCTAATAACTTAATTGAATCTTTTTTTCAGATTTTCAAAAGCTGGGTTAAGCAACGCAGAGGATTTGCTTCTTTCCAGTCAGCCAACAAGTTGATTGCGGTATTTGTGTTTGCTTTTAACTTTGTTAGGACAAGCAATGTTTTGAATCAGTCTACTCCTGCTCAAGTTGCTGGGATTAATTACTCTAATCGTAATAGGACTTTTTGGCTTTTACATAGTAATAATGCCGCTTGA
- a CDS encoding class III extradiol dioxygenase subunit B-like domain-containing protein: MLKWAIFSPHPPLLIPEIGKQMLSQVEKTKNSLEQVFAKVHNVDTIIVITPHGFASENAITCYQTDMLNGALTDFSGGCPVIELTVDQDLNEMINQTADNQNIDVNWITKNSLKFSEELLDHGSYVPLYYALKNLTSTPRIVVINPGFVTIDALWQFGEALQSQLADTKKDIGLIISGDLSHRLTQGAPAGYHPEAYKFDQEIKDIIEQGPLSRLKKLSSQLLSTAGECGYRPLILGSGMLDNLNLSDKQVLSYEGPFGVGYLVARLF, from the coding sequence ATGTTAAAGTGGGCAATTTTTTCTCCTCACCCTCCCCTATTAATTCCTGAAATAGGTAAACAAATGCTAAGTCAAGTCGAAAAGACTAAAAATAGTTTAGAACAAGTTTTTGCTAAGGTTCATAATGTAGATACTATTATTGTAATAACCCCCCACGGTTTTGCAAGTGAAAATGCCATAACATGCTATCAGACCGATATGTTGAACGGGGCTTTAACAGATTTCAGTGGGGGGTGCCCTGTCATTGAGTTGACTGTAGATCAAGACTTAAATGAAATGATTAACCAAACTGCTGATAACCAAAATATAGACGTAAATTGGATCACTAAAAATAGCTTAAAATTCAGTGAAGAACTACTAGATCATGGTAGCTATGTACCTTTGTATTACGCTCTTAAAAACTTGACTTCAACCCCAAGAATAGTAGTTATAAATCCTGGATTTGTAACCATTGATGCACTGTGGCAGTTTGGTGAAGCTTTACAGTCCCAATTGGCAGATACTAAAAAAGATATCGGTTTAATTATCAGCGGGGATCTTTCCCATCGATTAACTCAGGGAGCTCCTGCTGGCTACCATCCAGAAGCGTATAAATTCGATCAGGAAATAAAAGATATAATCGAGCAAGGCCCATTATCACGATTGAAAAAGCTTTCTTCACAACTGCTTAGTACAGCAGGAGAATGTGGCTATCGTCCTTTGATCTTGGGTAGCGGGATGTTAGATAATCTAAATTTAAGCGACAAACAAGTTTTATCTTATGAAGGCCCCTTTGGGGTAGGATATTTGGTTGCTAGATTATTTTAA
- the cdaA gene encoding diadenylate cyclase CdaA, translated as MWEGLTNLFAQITFIDIFDISLVAFLFYRLTLLIRGTRAIQLLKGLFVLLIAMVLSDRMQLTTINFLLEQAMTVGIVAIPIVFQPELRRALEQLGRGKFFGDGLFSGDEDRTQAIKELKKAAKVLQTRKIGALIVIERKTGLSDITETGIQINGKISAELIINVFMPLSPLHDGALVLRENHVKAAGCYLPLTEKPDLSKELGTRHRAAIGITENSDAISLIISEETGAISLAEGGKLTRYLDEDELESLLIKLWGGHEHQSKSFWQWRLGN; from the coding sequence ATGTGGGAGGGGCTTACAAATTTATTTGCTCAAATTACCTTTATAGATATTTTTGATATTTCCCTAGTTGCTTTCTTATTTTATAGATTAACTCTATTAATCAGAGGAACTAGGGCTATTCAACTGTTAAAAGGTCTATTTGTATTATTAATAGCTATGGTTCTCAGTGATCGAATGCAACTTACTACCATCAATTTTTTATTAGAACAAGCCATGACAGTAGGTATTGTTGCCATACCTATCGTATTTCAGCCTGAATTGAGAAGAGCTTTAGAACAATTAGGACGAGGAAAGTTCTTTGGAGACGGTTTGTTTTCAGGAGATGAAGACAGAACTCAGGCTATCAAAGAACTTAAAAAAGCTGCTAAAGTATTACAGACCCGAAAAATTGGAGCTTTAATAGTGATTGAAAGAAAAACAGGACTTTCAGATATTACAGAAACAGGTATACAAATAAATGGCAAAATCAGTGCAGAGCTTATAATCAATGTCTTTATGCCATTAAGTCCTTTGCACGATGGTGCCCTGGTGCTTAGAGAAAATCATGTAAAAGCCGCTGGTTGTTATTTGCCTTTAACAGAAAAACCAGACTTAAGTAAAGAGTTAGGAACCCGACATAGAGCAGCTATAGGTATCACAGAGAATTCTGATGCCATTAGTTTGATCATAAGTGAAGAAACGGGCGCTATTTCCCTGGCGGAAGGTGGAAAATTAACGCGTTATTTAGATGAAGACGAACTGGAAAGTTTATTGATCAAGTTGTGGGGAGGTCATGAACACCAATCTAAGAGCTTTTGGCAATGGAGGTTAGGAAATTGA